A DNA window from Trichosurus vulpecula isolate mTriVul1 chromosome 2, mTriVul1.pri, whole genome shotgun sequence contains the following coding sequences:
- the LOC118837769 gene encoding zinc finger protein OZF-like, whose amino-acid sequence MHRYNTFQRSFRSKSSFVPKQRDPTGKSPHKFGILQQRFKQFSDLTRHNRCFSAKKLCKSTKYQKTFNYHIDFIQLHGTNPRDNKSYECKECGKDFSRKGNLIDHQRIHTGEKPFQCNECGRAFSRKGNLTAHWRIHTGEKPFQCHECRKTFSWSGNLTAHKRIHSREKPTHNESGKHFNNRESLAEHQKIHMGKKPFECNACGKTFSINSCLNRHQRIHTGEKPLECNDCGITFSQKENHTEHQRIHLGAKPFKCKECGKTYSHRTSFFYHQRIHAGEKPFECKECGKAFSQRKYLTQHQRIHTGEKPFECSECGKTFNQQGHLTVHQRIHKAEKPFKCDECGKAFRQRGSLTEHQRMHAGEKPFECNQCGKTFSYRSNLIEHQRIHAGEKPFECNLCGKAFCYRTSFTEHQRLHSGEKPFECTECQKTFSKNSHLTRHQRIHTGEKPFQCTECGKAFTQKKSLTRHQRIHFG is encoded by the coding sequence ATGCACAGATATAATACATTCCAGAGAAGTTTCAGATCCAAGTCCAGCTTTGTTCCAAAACAGAGAGATCCTACAGGCAAAAGCCCCCATAAATTTGGTATACTTCAACAGAGATTCAAACAGTTTTCAGACCTAACTAGACATAATAGGTGCTTCTCAGCGAAAAAGCTTTGTAAGTCTACTAAATACCAAAAGACCTTCAACTACCACATTGATTTTAttcaacttcatggaacaaatcctaGAGATAATAAGTCATATGAATGTAAAGAGTGTGGAAAAGACTTCAGTAGGAAGGGAAACTTGATTgatcatcagagaattcatactggagagaaaccttttcagtgtaatgaatgtgggagagCCTTTAGCCGGAAAGGAAACCTTACTGCACATtggagaattcatactggagagaaaccctttcaGTGTCATGAATGTAGGAAAACCTTCAGCTGGAGTGGAAACCTTACTGCACATAAGAGAATTCACAGTAGAGAAAAACCCACTCATAATGAAAGTGGGAAACACTTCAACAATAGAGAAAGCCTTGCTGAACATCAGAAGATTCACATGGGcaagaaaccctttgaatgtaatgcATGTGGGAAAACTTTTAGTATAAACTCATGCCTAAAtcgacatcagagaattcatactggagaaaaacctttagAGTGTAATGATTGTGGGATAACTTTTAGCCAGAAGGAAAACCatactgaacatcagagaattcatctAGGAGCTAAACCCTTTaaatgtaaagaatgtgggaagACCTATAGTCACAGAACATCCTTTTTttatcatcagagaattcatgctggagagaagccctttgaatgtaaggaatgtgggaaggcATTCAGCCAAAGGAAgtacctcactcagcatcagagaattcatactggagagaagccctttgaatgtagtgaatgtggaaaaacttTCAACCAGCAAGGGCACCTTACTGTACATCAGCGTATTCATAAAGCAGAGAAACCCTttaaatgtgatgaatgtggaaaagcctttagaCAGAGAGGAAGCCTTACTGAACATCAAAGGATGCATGCTGGAGAGAAACCatttgaatgtaatcagtgtgggaaaACCTTCAGCTATAGGAGCAACCTTATTGAACATCAAAGGATTCATGCTGGAGAGAAGCCCTTTGAGTGTAACCTGTGTGGGAAAGCATTTTGCTATAGGACAAGCTTTACTGAACATCAGAGACttcatagtggagagaaaccGTTTGAATGCACTGAATGTCAGAAaactttcagtaaaaactcacaTCTTActcgacatcagagaattcatactggagagaaaccctttcaGTGtactgaatgtgggaaagcctttaccCAGAAGAAAAGCCTTACccgacatcagagaattcattttGGGTAA